The nucleotide window GCGGAGGCACGCTCTGGGCGTCCGTCACAGCCGGACGAGTTCCCGCCCTCCTGTGGGAGAAAGCGGGTAAAGCGGTCGGGCTACGGTAGCTACGGAGACGATGAGTTCCGCGACCGAGTCGGCAGGAGCCCGGGGCTGGAAGAAGTTTGCGGCGCGGTTCGCGCGGGTGGAGCTTGGGCGGCGCGCTCTGGGCGCCTTGTGTCGGTGACGCGGGCGGGATTCGGGCCGGCTGGGCAAATCGCCTGGTCGTCGTGAAGTTCGCACCGTTGATCGGACAGGGGGCCGGGGTATGATGGGGTGAGGCAGTTGAGGCCGCTCCGATCTATGCCACCGCCACTGTCGCTTCACCCCGGACTGGTCCGCTGTTTTGCCTCTCCGCCGCAGCACTCGCCTCTTGTTGAGGCGCCGCGCGGTGCCGGATGTGTCCTGCGTGAGTCACGGACGAATTGTTTCGGTCCGCCGCTCGGCTCGGTCGTTTCGGCCGTGCGCGGATCTCCCCCATGCGAGCCGGCTGAGCCGGCCAGGTGGATGCGCGTATGAAGACGGTGTTCACGACCGGCGAAGCGGCCAAGATTTGCAAGGTCTCCCAGCAGACCATCATCCGCTGCTTCGACAACGGCCAGCTCAAGGGGTTCCGCGTTCCGGGTAGCAAGTTCCGGCGCATCCCCCGCGAGGCGCTGTACAAGTTCATGAAGGACAACGGCATCCCGACGGACGCCCTGGAGAGCGGCAAGCGCAAGGTGCTGCTGGTGGACGACGAGCCGGAACTGGTCCAGGTCGTCAACGACGCGCTCCAGGCCGACGGCCGGTTCGAGGTGCGGATCGCGTCCAACGGGTTCGACGCCGGGATGATGGTGAAGGACTACCGCCCGGACCTCATCATCCTGGACGTGATGCTGCCCGACATCAACGGCAAAGAAGTGTGCCACCGGGTCCGCGCCGACGCCTCAATGGAGGACGTGCGCATCATCTGCATCTCCGGCATGATCGAAGAGGACAAGGTGCAAGAGCTGAAACTCGCCGGGGCCGACGACTTCCTGCCGAAGCCGTTCGACGTGGACCATCTGATCGAGAAGATGTGCGCTCAACTGGACATCGAGACCGGGGTGTTGGCTTAATTCGGAAAGCGGCGCGGGGGTTCGGAATTCAAAACGCAACACGCCCCTCCGGTTTGTTGCCGTTCGTTCCGACTTCCGAACTCTGCGTTTTGTGTGTGGAGGACTTCCAGTGCCAGGGAAGGCGGTGGGCCGGGCCGCGGCAGCGTTGCCGTGGCTGTGCCCGAACACGGACGGTCTGATCCGGCTCGCGGAGGCGCCCGCCGGCCTCGCGCGACCGTTTTCGGCTGATCCCGTGGCCGCTGACGTGGCCTTGGTGCTGTTCCTCCTTCGGTTCGTGCCGCCATCGGTCGCGCCGGCCGAGAGCCTGTTCTGCCCATCCGCACTGTCTGCGGCGTCGCTGCCGTCAACCGCGTCCGCCCACCTGCAAGCGGTTCCCGGGGCGTGGGTCGATCCGGAGTGCGAAGTTGCCAAACGGTGTCGGGCCTTCGCCCGCGCCGCCGCCGCTTTCGCGCGTCGCCTTGCCGAACACACCCGCCGCGCATGTGCGGAGCGCGCAGCCGCGCTCGCGGCGCTGGCCCCGCTGGGCTGGGTCGCCGTTGCGGCCGTTGATCCCGGGGCGGCCCGCGAACCGCTGCACGATCCCGATGCGCCGGCCGCGTCAGCGACACAAGCCGCCATCTGGGGGCTCGACCAAGGAGCCGTCACCCGGCGGCTCGCGAACCGCTGGCGGCTCCCCGATTGGGTCGCGAGCGTACTCGGGAACTTCAACCTGCCGATCGCCGCCGCCCGGGCGCTGGTTCCCGATCTCGGCTTGTTTCTGCTCGCGCAGTTCGCGGCGCTCGAAACGGAACGCCGGCTCGGTTCGCTCGGGTTGACCGAGGGCGCCGGGCGGGCGGAACTTCTCGCGGAACTCAAACTCACCGACGCCGTTGTCGAAGAGTTGTGGCCGGCGGCCCCACCGGCCGAGGCGCCCGCGCCTGTGCTGGACCCGAACCCGCACAAGGTGCCGCTGGTCGTTAACCTGCTCAAAATGGCCAGCGAGAGCCGCCGGCGGAACGGGGCGGCGCTCGTCGCCCGCCTCGAAGAGCGGCTCGACGATCTGCACCGCGCTGTTGCCCAGGTCGGGGGCGAGGCCGACGCCCGTGCCCGGGACGCGAAGCTCCGGGCGCTGGCCGAACTCGCCGCGGGCGCGGGGCACGAGATCAACAACCCACTCGCGGTCATCTCGGGGCACGCACAGCGCCTGTACCGCACCGAGCCCGATCCGGACCGCGGCGAGGCCCTTCAGTCCGTCATACGCCAGACGCAACGGATCACGGGAATCGTGCGCGATCTCATGCAGTTCGCGCGGCCGCCCCAGCCCCATCCGCACCGGCTCGCCGCCGGTGACCTGCTCGGGCTGGTGCGGGACGAACTCGCCCCGCTCGCGACCGAGAAGAACGTCCGCATGGAACTCGCGGCCGTGTCCGGCGACTCGTTCGTTCGGGCCGATCGCGCTCAGATCAAGCACGCCCTCGCCGCCGTCGCTCGCAACGGTATTGAGGCCGCCGGGAGCGGCGGTTGGGTCCGTCTTTCGTGTACGGAACGTGACGACGAGTTCGTTGCCTTCGTCGTTGAAGATAGCGGCCCCGGGCTGGGCGCGGCTGCCCTCGAACACGCCTTCGATCCTTTCTACTGCGGGCGCTCCGCCGGGCGCGGGCGCGGGCTGGGGTTGCCGACCGCCTGGCAGTTCGCGAAGCAGAACGGTGGCGATGTGCGATACGAGTCGGGCACCGGTCCGACCCGGTTCGTGGTCACCGTTCCCCGCTCCGTTACGCTCGAATTCCTCGACCGCCAGTCGGCGTGAGCCGCCGTTCTCTCAAACCCGTTCCGTTCTCCGGCTGCGAAACAAATCTGTTCAGTTACTCCCAACCCGCGCCGTTACGCGCCGTGTGCCACCGGTTTCGAAGATGGCACACTTCAGCCGTGCGGAGGCAACTGCTGTGAGCAGGTGTCGGCGCACATGAGCCGGGCGTCGAGCGCCGCGCGGCTGGTATCCGAAGTAGTCAGTCGCTGAGTAGCGACTGGTGGTCATTTGCCACGCCCGTAGCCATAAATTGCCCACTGAGCCACATCTCGGATGCACCTGCATCCGGATGTCATCATTTCACGCCGTAAGAAGGACCCACTCCGCGCGCCGACCGATGCCGAGCGACAGAAGCTGACGGCGGTGAGCGGCCCGCGTACGGCCCCGACGGTGCGAGTGGCCCGCGCGGTCATGATTCTGGTAGTCGCAAATGGTTCCGAGTACCAGAATGCGGTCCGGGCCGTCGGCCGCCGAAGTGGGGATGCGGTGTCCCACCTGGTGGCGCGGTTCAACCGGGAAGTTGGCGACTCTGGACCCGCGGCACGGGGGCGGCCGCACGCCGACGTACGGCGCGACCACTCGGGATCGGATCGTGCGTGAGGTGACCCGCACCACAAGCCCCGAGGCCGATGGCGCGGCGGTGTGGTCCCTGGCGCCCTTGCGCCGGGTGCTCCGGGCCGCTCCCGACGGATTGGCCAAGGTATCCACGTTCACCATCCGGCGGTCAGCCACGGCATGTCTCGCTCCATTCGGTGCCACGGGTGACGACCGCAAGCGCTTTTTCGGACTGCACAGGTCGGGTTTCGTTTAAGGTCAAGGGGAGACGCCCGAGTCAGCCCCGGGCGGGGGCGTCCCGTCCCGTTCGCGGACCGCTACCGTGCCGAACCGTCGGCGCAGGAGGTATTGTTTCGAAGCATTTCCGTCATCCGGGCACTTCTGGGAATCGCAGCCACTACCCAACAACGTCTTCGGCACCGATTTTTGTTCGCAGGAGCGAACCGCACGTGCGAGCCGAATTTGTTACAAGTTCTACTACTACTCCGTTACTTCGCCACAACTAATTAAATTGTCGCGATTTATGGCGAGCTACACCTACAGGTCCGTGCCCCCGCAACGGGTTCAAATCCCAGCAATTCTGGCTAGTCCGTTCACGAGAGCAGCAAACATTCCGCCTTGGCAGTGAGCATTCCATTTGACTCAAGTCCAGATCCTACAAGATGTTCCGTCAAGGTTCATTCCGGAGGCGTGTGCATAACACGTTGTAAAATAAGCAGTTGTGGCGAGGTAACGGAGTAGTACTACCACCAACGCACATTACCGCATGGCGATCGAACACCGTTGGAACCGTTTTTGCTTTTGCGCAAGGACTGCACACCGGTTTCGAGGACGTGATTCATGGGTAGCGATGCCCCAGCAAAGTAGCAGCGAATTGCCAGTTGGGCGGTAGCGAGTGTCCAGTCCTCGCCCCGTCGGCTCCCCCCCCGGCACGGGATCGGACTGTAACCCCTCAACTTGTACCACATTTTGGGGTTGACACGAGGTAGATGCGCGGTTGTGCGGTCCCTCTCATTCCTTCGGAGGGTCCGGTCCTGACTCCCACCGCCGCGCCGAGCTTCGGCCAGACCCACTTCTCGGGCCTCGATTTGGGTGACGCGCGGGTGAACCGGCGGATCATCGACTTGGCCGACATCCTCGTCGCCCGCGAGGCCGAGTCGTGGTCCGCCGCGTTCGCCGACCCGGCCGACGCCCGCGCGCTCCAGAGGATCGTGAACCGGCCCCAGGCCACGCACGCATCCGTTCGGGCCACGCACACCCGCGTGACGCTCGACCGCATGGCTCGGACCGAGGACGTGGTCTTGGTGCTCCACGACACCACCGAGTTGGACTACTCCGGGCGCGCGATCCGGGGTCTGGGTCCCATCGGTAACAGTCACGGGCGCGGGTGGGAGTGCCACAACGCGCGGGCCGCGGTGGCGCGGACCGGTGCCATCCTCGGTCTGGCGAACCAGATCCGGCACCGGCGCGTCGAGCCCGCGGTGACGGCCGCCGAGGGCATGGCCGGGAGGCGAGACCGAGAGAGCCAGCACGGGGGGGGCACGGGGGGGCACGGGGGGGCACGGGGGGGCACGGGGGGGCACGGGGGGACGCGCCGGCGGGCCGCACCTGGGTGCACGTGTGCGACCGGGGCGCCGACACGTTCGAGTTCCTGGAGCAACTCGTGGGTGCGGGCCGGTCGTTCGTGATCCGGTCCAAGTCGAACCGCCGACGCGTGGGGGGCGAGGGGGCAGGCGCGAAGTTGCATGACCACCTGCGGACGTTCCCGGCCCGGGCCGGCTGGTGGGGCCAGGCACGCGAGGGGGCGGGGCGGTCCCGGCCCGTGAAGTTGCAGGGGTGTTGGGCTACCGGCACGGTCCCGGCCCCGCGGGGCCGGGGCACGGTGACCGTGCCGGTGGTCCGCGTGTGGGAGGTCGAGATCCCGGCCGGGGATACCGGCGTCGAGTGGTTCCTGCGGACGGACCGGGCGGTGGGGGACATCGCCAGCATGCGGCAGGTGGTGAGCATTTACCAACGGCGCCCGATCATCGAGGAGTACCATAAGGCGCTCAAGACCGGGTGCGGGGTCGAGAACCTTCCACACCGCACCCGGGCCGTCCTGGCGACAGCCGTGGGAATCACGTCGGTGCTGGCCGTGGCCCTGTTGGAACTACGGGACCTGGCCCGGGACCCGGGGCGTCAGGACGACCCGGCCGCGGGCGCGGTCGGGGGGCGCGCGGTGCGGGTGCTGAGCACCTAGCGGTCCGGGGGGCCGCAACCGCACTGGCGGGTTCGGGGGTTCGTGTGGGCGTTGGGGCGACTGGGCGGGCACATGAACCGCCCCAGCGACGGCGTGCCGGGGTCGCAGACCCTCTGGCGCGGCCTTCGGAAGCTCCGGCCCATGATCGCGTACGACATAAAATCCAGACCAACTTGCGGTACAAGTTGAGCCGTTGCACCTGATGCCTACGAGACCCGGACCGAGTCATACCCGTCGATCGGAACTGCTGCGCTCGGCGCGGCGCCCCGACCGACGGGGCGCCGCGCCGAGCAGTACCCATGGCCCGAAAAGGCCAAGCGAAACCGACTGCTACTCGCCCGGTCGAATCAATATCAGTTGAAGGGCTCGCGGCGGGCGCCTCGGCACGCCCGCCGGTGTCTGAGCTGTTACAACGAAGGCGTGGCGGAACACTCCCTACCGTTCGAAATGAGCGCGCCTTCGCGCTCCACTTTAAAACCACGCACTGCGCGGGCAATGGAGCCTCCCGAACTACCATTTTCCTTACGAGATCGAATAGGGTATAAATTCTCAATAAGTTTGATTATTATATTATTGTTAATTTAATAATAAATTCAGTTTAATATTATTAACGTGTATTTTTATTTTGATATAACTTCTGCGTGCCGGTTTTTTTGTGCAACCACAATTCGAAAATTCTCGCAACTCAGCTCTGAGAACAGTGTGCGCCGCGATATCATCCTTACCGACCCCGGCATGTGCATGGCCGGTGGCACGTTGGTCAGACATGAGGTGTTGCATGCTGTCGCTCTTTGGTTTGCGGTCTCACCCGGCGCGCCGCGCGCGCGCCGTCTCGAAGCGCCCGCCCGCGAACCCGCGCGAAAAGTTCCTGCGCCTGAACATGGAGGCCCTTGAGGCCCGCGAGGTGCCGGCGGTGGCGGTCGTGTTGGACTACTCGCGCGACGCGGGTGGGCTGTTCAACAACCCGGAAGCCCGGGCGGTGATGAGCGAGGTGGCGACCGAGTTGGGTAACAGCCTGAACGCGAGCCTCGGCGCCATCAACGCCGCCAACTACCCCGGGCAGTCGTGGGTGGCGTCGTTCCTGGACCCGGCGACCGGCTACACCGCGAGCGTGTCAAACTTGGTCGTCGACGCGAACACGATCCGGGTGTACGTCGGGGGCCGCGCGCTGGATGGTCCCGCGGACACCCTCGCGCTCGCCGGGCCGGGCCAGAGCACCATCCCGCTCCTTGTGGGTCCGTTCCTTCCCGGGTGGGACAACGCCGTGACCACACGCGGCCACAGCGGGTTCGCGCCGTGGGGCGGGAGCATCACGTTCGACAGCTCGGAGGCCTGGCACTTCGGTCAAACCACGGTCGGGCTGGACGCGAACGAAGTCGACTTCTACTCGGTCGCGCTGCACGAACTGGGGCACGTGCTCGGGATCGGGACTACATCTCAGTGGAGCGGTCTGGTTAGTAGTGGCACGTTCACCGGAGCCTATGCCGTTGCGGTCTATGGTGCCCCCGTCCCGCTGGCCCCGGACGGCGGGCACTGGGCGGATGGGATCAAGGTTGGCGGTCTGGGGGCGAACCTGGACCCGACGTTCGACGCGGGCAGCCGGGTGGGCTGGTCCTTGCTGGACGCCGCGGGCTTGCTCGACCTTGGGTGGGGATTGGTTCCGCCCCCGGCACCTGTGTCGCCCGGGACCGCGGATACGGTTTCCAATGGATCCGTGACACTCGTGCTCGACGTACAGGGGGACGTGTACCGCCAGGAAGCCAACGGGTCGCGCACCTTCTTGACGTC belongs to Gemmata obscuriglobus and includes:
- a CDS encoding sensor histidine kinase; translation: MPGKAVGRAAAALPWLCPNTDGLIRLAEAPAGLARPFSADPVAADVALVLFLLRFVPPSVAPAESLFCPSALSAASLPSTASAHLQAVPGAWVDPECEVAKRCRAFARAAAAFARRLAEHTRRACAERAAALAALAPLGWVAVAAVDPGAAREPLHDPDAPAASATQAAIWGLDQGAVTRRLANRWRLPDWVASVLGNFNLPIAAARALVPDLGLFLLAQFAALETERRLGSLGLTEGAGRAELLAELKLTDAVVEELWPAAPPAEAPAPVLDPNPHKVPLVVNLLKMASESRRRNGAALVARLEERLDDLHRAVAQVGGEADARARDAKLRALAELAAGAGHEINNPLAVISGHAQRLYRTEPDPDRGEALQSVIRQTQRITGIVRDLMQFARPPQPHPHRLAAGDLLGLVRDELAPLATEKNVRMELAAVSGDSFVRADRAQIKHALAAVARNGIEAAGSGGWVRLSCTERDDEFVAFVVEDSGPGLGAAALEHAFDPFYCGRSAGRGRGLGLPTAWQFAKQNGGDVRYESGTGPTRFVVTVPRSVTLEFLDRQSA
- a CDS encoding transposase DNA-binding-containing protein, translated to MRGCAVPLIPSEGPVLTPTAAPSFGQTHFSGLDLGDARVNRRIIDLADILVAREAESWSAAFADPADARALQRIVNRPQATHASVRATHTRVTLDRMARTEDVVLVLHDTTELDYSGRAIRGLGPIGNSHGRGWECHNARAAVARTGAILGLANQIRHRRVEPAVTAAEGMAGRRDRESQHGGGTGGHGGARGGTGGHGGTRRRAAPGCTCATGAPTRSSSWSNSWVRAGRS
- a CDS encoding response regulator, whose protein sequence is MKTVFTTGEAAKICKVSQQTIIRCFDNGQLKGFRVPGSKFRRIPREALYKFMKDNGIPTDALESGKRKVLLVDDEPELVQVVNDALQADGRFEVRIASNGFDAGMMVKDYRPDLIILDVMLPDINGKEVCHRVRADASMEDVRIICISGMIEEDKVQELKLAGADDFLPKPFDVDHLIEKMCAQLDIETGVLA
- a CDS encoding transposase translates to MCDRGADTFEFLEQLVGAGRSFVIRSKSNRRRVGGEGAGAKLHDHLRTFPARAGWWGQAREGAGRSRPVKLQGCWATGTVPAPRGRGTVTVPVVRVWEVEIPAGDTGVEWFLRTDRAVGDIASMRQVVSIYQRRPIIEEYHKALKTGCGVENLPHRTRAVLATAVGITSVLAVALLELRDLARDPGRQDDPAAGAVGGRAVRVLST